The sequence AGCCaaagaagataagataagataagatgaCAAGTGAAAAGAACGGCGTTCACGTGATGATAAGATGCCAAGCAACAGGATTCCTCTCTTGGAAGCTTATTCATGGCATACTGCAAGGAGCTCTAGGTGACGATGACTCGACTTCATCCCGCAGTTCCAACAGTTTTCATGACCTAATTTCACCCAAACGAAATGGGATTTGCAGTTCGATAGCGCGTATGCGCTAACATTGATATATCATTAAAATCTGCCGCAAAACACCGTAAATCCACGAAATGGTGGACCAAAATGGCAATTATTTTTCGGATGATGGCCACGAGGAAGCCTGCTACCATGCGCCTGTACATCAGGTTGGCTCCACCAGGAGCAGGTAATTGCGGCGGCTCCGTTAAGATCTATAATATTACCGGTCTAACCGTTTCCAGGAGCATGAGCATTGTGTCAGATGTAGAAATGGCTCAGGATGAGGCAAGTTCTGTTGCTCGGTCGCTTCGATATGTAGCCATGGAGTGAATAACGAGTGATATAGGTCTATGCTGGCCCAGTCTCTGAAAGTATACCGTCCAGCATCGCCTCCTTCGCTCCTCGTCGATCACGGCGAGACTCAACTGTTAGCTTCGCCTATTTTGAGGAGAGCACGGAAAATCCGGTCTGGATCGACGAGGAGGCCATAGTGGATGAAAGCGAGCCGGAACACTATTTTGAGGAGGGCCAAGATATTGATATCGATGTCTCGAGAAGTCCCGTAAGCTTCCTTGATCGTTCGCGCTCAAGAAGCTCAGCGGAGCATCCCTTACTACGGCGTGAGACTTCCGATCGTGGTGAATATGAAGGGCCACCATCAGGAGGAAATGTTAGCCAGAAGGTTTACATTGTGACTGAAGATTTGACTGCTGTAATTGCAGGTTTCTCTACGAGCATAGCAGGTTTTACCATATATGTCATCATTTGCATTTTAACTTGCGGCCTTGGCTACCTGGTGTTCAGATGGCTTCCTCGATGGCGTATTAAATTGGTCGGATTCCCTGAACCGCTCTATCGATGTCAATGGGTTGCGATAGAGGTAAGGAATTACTTTATGTTCTTATGCGGCCAATCGCTTACGGTTTGCAATTAGAACCAATGGGGCCAATTCACGGTGGAATATGTCACAAACGCGAAGTATGGGCGACAATTGTCGACCGTGTTCGGATCTTCATATAAAGACTTTGAGGCTCCAAATTTTGATGAAGACAACGATCCGATACTGCCATACCTTCGTTTTGTAGATTACCGCTACGTTCGCTTCTGTTATCAACCCCTTGAGGATAAATTCATGCATACGGGGGATTGGAAGGATCCAAATTGGATCAGTGTGAAGACTTTGAGAGAAGGCTTAGACGCCGAAGAGAGAGATCGTCGAGAACAAGTGTTCGGTCAAAATATCATTGATATCCAACAAAAATCAGTTCCCCAGATTATGATTGATGAAGTGAGTCCACCGCTCCAGAACCTCTTCTGATGGAATTCCTAACAGACGTAGGCTTTTCACCCTTTTTATGTGTTCCAGGTGGCGAGCTTGATTCTCTGGTCATTGGAtgagtattattattatgcAGCATGCATTTTTTTCATATCGGTTTCCAGTATTGCGGCCACGACGCTTGAAACAAAGTCGGTATGTAGCAAGTATACCTTTTTGGTTAATAGAAGGGCGCTAATGGTTCTAAGACCATGGAGCGCCTACGGCAAATATCGCATTTTGAATGTGATGTGAGAGTTTTGAGAAGCGGATTTTGTATGTTTTTGGATCAGCCCTGTCTTGAAATTCCGCTTTTTTCGGGTTAAAAGTGCGACTTACATATATTATCTAGGGAGACCAATTGCTTCAAGAGAACTAACTCCTGGGGATGTGTATGAGATCTCAGACCCTTCGCTTACGCAGGTTCCCTGCGACAGCTTGTTATTATCCGGTGACTGTATTGTTAATGAGAGCATGCTTACGGGTAGGTCTCTTATCTGAATTATGAGTTAAATCATCTGACTAGGAACAGGGGAGTCAGTACCGGTCTCAAAGCTACCTGCGACCAACGATGCGCTTGCTTCTCTAAACCTAAATGCGCCATCCATCCAGCCGACAGTTGCTCGGCATTTCCTGTTCTGCGGAACTCGAATAATACGTGCGAGAAGACCCCAAGACCCAGAAACTGACGAAGCGGCTGCGCTggccatggtagtaaggacCGGTTTCAATACGACGAAAGGCGCGCTGGTCCGCTCGATGCTGTTTCCCAAACCGTCTGGATTCAAATTTTATAGAGACTCATTCCGCTATATTTCAGTCATGAGTTTTGTCGCGGCGTTGGGCTTTATCGCGTCTTTCATTAATTTCATCCGCCTAGGAGTAAGTCCGCACATTAGCCTAAACGGTACTATATAACTAAGATTTGGGGAAGATTGCGTGGCATACCATTATTGTTCGAGCGTTGGATCTTATTACCATTGTCGTTCCTCCAGCCCTCCCTGCCACACTGACAATTGGGACGAATTTCGCGCTTTCGAGACtaaagaagcagaaaatttTCTGCATAAGCCCTCAGAGGTGAGCTTTCTAACACGTAATTTCAGACTTAGCTGCTTACCTCGTTTGCCAGAGTCAATGTTGCCGGGAAACTCGATGTCGTTTGCTTCGACAAAACAGGAACCCTTACTGAAGATGGGCTTGACGTTTTAGGAGTTAGACTTGTCAACCAAGATTTTAGGTGCTTATTTCAGCCACGTCGATAGCGATGTTTTGATTCTAACGACCCTGAAACATTTTAGGTTCAGCGAGTTGCTAGTAGACGCCTCCTCCATCTTGCCGTATCCATTATATGAGAGGGACCCAACTATAGATTACAACTTTAACGCGGCTATCCTTTACACGATGGCAACATGCCACTCCCTGAAACTTGTTGATGGCGAACTCATTGGGGATCCTCTTGATGTGAAAATGTTTGAATTTACGGGCTGGTCCTACGAAGAAGGAAATCATAATACTTCGGATGCTGATGAAGAGTCTGAGAGTTTCATTCCCTCTGTCGCATGGGCACCTCCAACTTTAACCCCTGGCGACCCTGAACAAGGAACTGTACGTTATCCTAATCCTATTGATATGATTTGCATTAACCCCTTGCTTAGCGTCTTTCCACGGAATTGGCTGTCATGAGGACTTTCGAATTCGTCTCACAACTCCGCCGGTCCAGTGTGCTGGTGCGGGAGCCTGGTGACCAAGATGTAACTGTGTTTGTGAAAGGAGCACCTGAGTCGCTGAAAGATATATGTGTGCCCAAGACCTGTGAGCGATTCATCCTACTGCCAGCACTGATATGTTCACTTACTCTATTCACTAGTGCCGCCTGATTTCAATGAACTTTTAAACTTCTATACACATCGTGGATATCGAGTTATTGCCTGTGCAATGAAGCATATTGATAATCTTAACCAAAATGGCGTCTTGAAGATCAGTCGATCGCAGGCCGAGTCTGACTTAACATTCGTTGGGTTCATTGTGTTTGAAAACAAATTAAAACCAAGCACTACAGGCGTTATCAATGAATTGCATAATGCTGGAATTCGAAACATTATGTGTACCGGCGACAACATCCTTACTGCAATAAGTGTGGCTCGCGAATCCGGATTTATAGGTGATACTGCTCAGTGCTTTGTTCCCTATTTTGTTGAAGGTACGGATAACTCCTCCCCCCCAACCCAGAACCAAGCTAGAAGCCCTTTTACtaattatataaatctaGGAAATCCTTACAATCCAAGATCTCGCCTGCGCTGGGAAAGCACAGATAACCCGGACTACCTGCTTGACGAACATACACTTGCAGTACGTGTGCTCCGAATTGTTGTTTGGACCTAATGTTTAACAGTCACTAGCCTCTTCCGATCTCTACGGTGCCTGACACGTCAATTCCATACCATAATTATAACAAGTTCAAGTACTCTATCGCGGTCACCGGAGACGTGTTCCGGTGGGTGGTGGACTATGGTTCTGAAGAGGTTTTACAAAAGGTAATTTATCATTACTGAGCTGTCGAATAGACGGGCTGATCTTGTCCAGATGCTTGTTCATGGGCAAGTTTTTGCACGAATGTCTCCAGACGAGAAGCATGAGCTTGTTGAAAAGCTACAGTCGCTCGATTATGTTTGCGGATTTTGCGGAGATGGAGCCAACGATTGCGGTGCTTTAAAAGCGGCTGATGTTGGTATTTCACTATCAGAAGCAGAAGCGTCCGTAGCGGCCCCTTTCACCAGTAGGATATTTGATATATCCTGTGTTCCAAAGCTTATCAGGTATGTTTCTTCCTATGTATTTTGAGCTCCGTACTCAGGCGCTTGTGTAGGGAGGGTAGAGCGGCACTCGTAACGAGTTTTTCCTGCTTCAAGTATATGAGTCTTTATTCTGCCATTCAGTTTACCTCCGTCAGCTTTCTATATGCATCTGCATCCAATTTGGGCGACTTCCAGGTAAGTGGGCCGTATAACGTCCTGCGTGACTAGGCTCACATAACATCTATAGTTCCTTTATATCGACCTCGCTCTTATCCTACCTATTGCAATTTTCAGTAAGCTTCTCCTTCCATTCCCCCCCAccaaaccaaaaaaaaaaaaaaaaaacaaaaaaaaaaaaaaggccttGAAGGCGGTGCTAACGACCTGATCAGTGGGATGGATTGGGCCTTATTCGAAGCTATGTCGAAAACGGCCCACAGCTAATCTCGTATCCCGGAAAGTCTTGACACCCCTTTTGGGTCAAATAGTTATTTGCATATTCATCCAGCATGCCGCTTTCGAAACAGTTCAGGAGCAAGAATGGTATATACAGCCGCAGGAAAGGGCGCATTTCGTAACTACAAGACTGACTTTGGCGTAGGTATAAGCCCCCCAAGCTTAATCCGAACGACACAAGCATAGAAAATTCGCAGAACACTGCGTTGTTCCTTGTTTCCTGTTACCAGTACATATTATCAGGTCTGGTATTGAGTGTTGGGCCACCGTTTCGACAGCCGATGACATCAAATGGTAGGTGTGAACCGCTCAGTTCTTTACTTCTTTATTGCTGACGGCCTCAGTTCCATTCGTCGTCACCATAATTGTGGCTCTTCTTGTATCTTCCTACATGCTTTTCCAACCTGCGGATTGGCTCTTCCGCCTGATGCAGCTCACTTATTTGTCGACACCATTTAAGGGATGGCTAGTGGCGCTTGCCGTCGGAGGATTTGCTGTCGCCTACGTTTCAGAAAGACATCTCTTTCCGGAATTGTCCCGGCTTCTTGGTCATGTATACAGAGTTTGCCGCCCTGGCAAGAGAAAACAACGGCGACGATATAAGGTCCTTCTTGAGCGCGAGTAGCTCGGTGGACTTGATTTTGAACTTGTGACCCTATATAATCTTATCCTGTATTTTGGCTTTTGCTTCCATTTCGATATATTCGATCCACGTGTATCCGACATTGGGTAGAGAAAAGAGCAGTCTTTTATATACCTTTTTATTGTTAAGGGTGAATCCCCTAGCGGGCCTCGATTTAATGGGAATTTTGTGATGACAAATATAACCCACGTCGATATGACGCCGAAGGGTTTAAATCAGGTTTAAAAGCGTCATTCATATCTATACACAAAACTGGTCATCTAGACAAGATACAGGATGATGCGCCCATTAGATCAGGTACTTTGCAAATGGCACATTCTTGCACCAAGCAGAGCGAACTGGCGCTTCAAGGCCTGGAGCGATATGAAACCTCTTTCCGAACTCCGTTTCCACATCGGCAAGATGCAAACTTTATAGCTTTTTCGCAACGTCGGtagaagggggggggggaaaaaatcCTCTGTCGGTCCAATACGGCATCTCAATGGTCCCAAGGGTGTTTCAAGCCCAACAGGGCCGGTCCATCCTTTTTGGCTCGGTAAAACAACTAAGATCATCATCAGAAACGGCGCTCTTGGTAAGGTGAGAAGGTATCGCAGCACGATTGTTGCACTAGATGGTTGCAATTGCACGTACGAAGAACCACATGCTGGCACCTAGGGCGGTGGCAGCGAATTTGTATAGAGGTCTGCCCGGTGGCACTTGGATTGGGTGTTTGCCGGCCATCGCGCTCAGTGGATCGGATCGGGTCTGCGGAGTAATGCTGGGAGACTTGAAATCTAGTTAGCACAGCATGagattaaagaaataaagttcGTATTCAATGCACCGACCTCAATTGGTGTAGATGGACCTAGAATAACACGCTCTGGCAGCGATGTCACCAGTATGTCAAGGAACAAAAGATGATCCAACCCACCTGCACAGTGATATGAGGTCAATTTGACCTGCCCAGAGCGCCATGAGCGTGGAAGGAAGAACGTTTTACCGAGCTGACtcagctgtgattggccgGGCTGGCATGGATGGAGCTTCACTCACTCACAGCTTCGGGGGCCTCAACGCAGCGTTGTGGTCTTTGCAGCTTCAGTCTATTCAAGGGTCATGAATAACAGGAAAAGTGCATGATTCAGAGTTGCATCTTTGACTTAATAACACTCCAGTTCCTAAATCTCCTGTGTTGTCAAGCGAATTTATCCTCCTTCACCGCCGAACAAGAAGTCAGTCTTGAGTTCCGGCGC is a genomic window of Coccidioides posadasii str. Silveira chromosome 3, complete sequence containing:
- a CDS encoding uncharacterized protein (EggNog:ENOG410PH07~COG:P~TransMembrane:11 (o177-198i338-357o363-383i547-571o583-604i1087-1105o1111-1131i1151-1170o1198-1216i1228-1245o1265-1283i)~BUSCO:697at33183); this encodes MVDQNGNYFSDDGHEEACYHAPVHQVGSTRSRSMSIVSDVEMAQDEVYAGPVSESIPSSIASFAPRRSRRDSTVSFAYFEESTENPVWIDEEAIVDESEPEHYFEEGQDIDIDVSRSPVSFLDRSRSRSSAEHPLLRRETSDRGEYEGPPSGGNVSQKVYIVTEDLTAVIAGFSTSIAGFTIYVIICILTCGLGYLVFRWLPRWRIKLVGFPEPLYRCQWVAIENQWGQFTVEYVTNAKYGRQLSTVFGSSYKDFEAPNFDEDNDPILPYLRFVDYRYVRFCYQPLEDKFMHTGDWKDPNWISVKTLREGLDAEERDRREQVFGQNIIDIQQKSVPQIMIDEAFHPFYVFQVASLILWSLDEYYYYAACIFFISVSSIAATTLETKSTMERLRQISHFECDVRVLRSGFWRPIASRELTPGDVYEISDPSLTQVPCDSLLLSGDCIVNESMLTGESVPVSKLPATNDALASLNLNAPSIQPTVARHFLFCGTRIIRARRPQDPETDEAAALAMVVRTGFNTTKGALVRSMLFPKPSGFKFYRDSFRYISVMSFVAALGFIASFINFIRLGIAWHTIIVRALDLITIVVPPALPATLTIGTNFALSRLKKQKIFCISPQRVNVAGKLDVVCFDKTGTLTEDGLDVLGVRLVNQDFRFSELLVDASSILPYPLYERDPTIDYNFNAAILYTMATCHSLKLVDGELIGDPLDVKMFEFTGWSYEEGNHNTSDADEESESFIPSVAWAPPTLTPGDPEQGTRLSTELAVMRTFEFVSQLRRSSVLVREPGDQDVTVFVKGAPESLKDICVPKTLPPDFNELLNFYTHRGYRVIACAMKHIDNLNQNGVLKISRSQAESDLTFVGFIVFENKLKPSTTGVINELHNAGIRNIMCTGDNILTAISVARESGFIGDTAQCFVPYFVEGNPYNPRSRLRWESTDNPDYLLDEHTLAPLPISTVPDTSIPYHNYNKFKYSIAVTGDVFRWVVDYGSEEVLQKMLVHGQVFARMSPDEKHELVEKLQSLDYVCGFCGDGANDCGALKAADVGISLSEAEASVAAPFTSRIFDISCVPKLIREGRAALVTSFSCFKYMSLYSAIQFTSVSFLYASASNLGDFQFLYIDLALILPIAIFMGWIGPYSKLCRKRPTANLVSRKVLTPLLGQIVICIFIQHAAFETVQEQEWYKPPKLNPNDTSIENSQNTALFLVSCYQYILSGLVLSVGPPFRQPMTSNVPFVVTIIVALLVSSYMLFQPADWLFRLMQLTYLSTPFKGWLVALAVGGFAVAYVSERHLFPELSRLLGHVYRVCRPGKRKQRRRYKVLLERE
- a CDS encoding uncharacterized protein (EggNog:ENOG410PTDK~TransMembrane:1 (o15-33i)) produces the protein MAGKHPIQVPPGRPLYKFAATALGASMWFFLFYRAKKDGPALLGLKHPWDH